One window from the genome of Paenibacillus azoreducens encodes:
- the ftsH gene encoding ATP-dependent zinc metalloprotease FtsH, producing MNRFIRNSGFYLILFLVVVGIVQFVSNSGESAHNPRYDEFRQEIKAGNVKDITVQFDGYAYLVTGKYNQKPDNVKSDSFSTYIPATDAAIQELVDASDKTGMKYTQKKMEGESIWLTLLSSMIPLVIMFILFFFLFNQAQGGGGKVMNFGKSRARLYNEEKKRVTFEDVAGADEEKQELVEVVEFLKDPRKFAAVGARIPKGVLLVGPPGTGKTLLARAVAGEAGVPFFSISGSDFVEMFVGVGASRVRDLFENAKKNAPCIIFIDEIDAVGRQRGAGLGGGHDEREQTLNQLLVEMDGFGGNEGIIIVAATNRADILDPALLRPGRFDRQITVDRPDVKGREAVLKVHARNKPLTKDVKLDVVAKRTTGFTGAELENLMNEAALLAARRNRKDISMREVDEAIDRVIVGTEKRSRVISDREKRIVAYHEAGHTIVGYFLENADMVHKVTIIPRGRAGGYVIMMPKEDRMLVTKQELLDKVTGLLGGRVSEELFIGEIGTGAYSDFQQATGIVRSMIMEYGMSEKLGPLQFGSSQGQVFLGRDLGHEQNYSDSIAYEIDQEMQRMTNECYQRCKDLLIKHSKEVHLIANTLLEKETLELEQIKELIEQGYLSEDGPREEGNDGSSENGAPIIDTVGDVRVRIQGKEDASDLPVNEIPNDVPESPSDIPNDPTNPPADEPDTGKGGPGTKL from the coding sequence ATGAATCGGTTCATCCGGAATTCTGGTTTTTATTTGATTCTTTTTTTAGTTGTGGTGGGCATTGTCCAGTTTGTAAGCAACAGCGGTGAATCTGCTCACAATCCTAGATACGATGAATTTCGGCAAGAGATCAAGGCTGGAAATGTTAAGGATATAACGGTTCAATTTGACGGTTACGCCTATCTCGTAACCGGTAAATATAATCAAAAACCGGACAATGTTAAATCCGACAGCTTTTCGACCTATATTCCGGCTACAGATGCCGCGATTCAGGAACTGGTGGACGCCAGTGACAAAACCGGCATGAAATATACCCAAAAGAAAATGGAAGGCGAAAGCATTTGGCTGACGCTGCTTTCTTCCATGATTCCATTGGTTATCATGTTCATTCTCTTCTTTTTCCTGTTCAATCAGGCGCAGGGCGGCGGAGGCAAAGTCATGAACTTCGGCAAAAGCCGCGCCCGTTTATATAATGAAGAGAAGAAGAGGGTTACATTTGAGGATGTAGCCGGAGCCGACGAAGAGAAACAGGAGCTTGTCGAGGTCGTGGAGTTCCTTAAGGATCCGCGGAAGTTTGCCGCTGTTGGCGCGCGCATTCCTAAAGGGGTGCTGCTCGTAGGTCCTCCGGGAACCGGTAAAACGCTCCTCGCCCGTGCGGTGGCTGGCGAAGCCGGCGTTCCTTTCTTCAGCATTTCCGGTTCTGACTTTGTCGAAATGTTCGTGGGTGTCGGCGCATCCCGTGTCCGCGACTTGTTTGAGAACGCGAAGAAAAACGCGCCATGTATTATCTTTATTGATGAAATCGATGCGGTTGGCCGTCAGCGCGGCGCCGGACTTGGCGGTGGCCATGACGAACGCGAACAAACGCTGAACCAATTGCTCGTAGAGATGGACGGTTTCGGCGGCAATGAAGGTATTATCATTGTTGCGGCAACGAACCGTGCGGATATTCTCGACCCTGCCCTTTTGCGTCCGGGACGTTTTGACCGTCAAATTACGGTAGACCGTCCAGATGTGAAAGGACGCGAAGCGGTCCTGAAGGTCCATGCACGCAACAAACCGCTGACTAAAGACGTCAAGCTGGATGTTGTGGCGAAACGTACCACAGGATTTACGGGCGCCGAACTGGAGAACCTGATGAACGAGGCGGCCCTGCTTGCGGCACGCCGCAACCGGAAGGATATCTCCATGCGCGAGGTTGATGAAGCGATCGACCGCGTCATTGTCGGTACGGAGAAACGCAGTCGCGTGATCAGCGACCGCGAGAAACGGATTGTCGCTTACCACGAAGCCGGTCACACCATTGTCGGCTACTTCCTGGAAAATGCCGATATGGTTCACAAGGTTACGATCATTCCTCGTGGCCGTGCCGGCGGATACGTCATCATGATGCCGAAGGAAGACCGTATGCTCGTAACGAAGCAAGAGCTATTGGATAAAGTAACAGGCCTTCTGGGCGGCCGCGTATCCGAAGAACTCTTTATCGGGGAAATCGGAACAGGCGCATACAGCGACTTCCAGCAAGCGACAGGCATTGTTCGCAGCATGATTATGGAATACGGTATGAGTGAGAAGCTTGGACCGCTGCAGTTCGGTTCGTCCCAAGGCCAGGTGTTCCTGGGCCGTGATCTCGGACATGAACAGAACTACAGTGATTCCATCGCCTATGAAATCGATCAGGAAATGCAGCGCATGACCAACGAATGTTATCAGCGTTGTAAAGATCTGCTGATTAAGCATTCCAAAGAGGTTCACCTTATTGCAAATACGTTGCTTGAGAAGGAAACGCTTGAGCTTGAACAAATCAAGGAACTGATCGAGCAAGGTTACCTTTCGGAAGATGGACCGCGTGAAGAAGGAAACGATGGTTCTTCGGAAAACGGGGCGCCGATTATCGACACTGTTGGCGATGTGCGTGTCCGCATTCAAGGCAAAGAGGATGCATCCGATTTACCGGTGAATGAAATTCCGAATGATGTACCGGAGAGCCCTTCGGACATTCCGAACGATCCGACAAATCCGCCAGCGGATGAACCGGATACAGGTAAAGGCGGACCTGGAACAAAATTGTAA
- the hpt gene encoding hypoxanthine phosphoribosyltransferase, translating to MQNDIQEILISEEEIQKKIKELGAELSKIYEDRNPLVICVLKGAFIFMADLVKNMTVPLELDFMAVSSYGASTQSSGVVKIIKDLDVPVEGRDVLIVEDIIDSGLTLSHLIELLKSRNAKSTCVVTLFDKPARRTVDLEADYTGFTLPDAFVVGYGLDYAEHYRNLPYIGILKPEVYSH from the coding sequence TTGCAAAACGATATTCAGGAAATACTTATCAGCGAAGAAGAAATTCAGAAGAAGATTAAAGAGCTTGGAGCCGAGCTCAGCAAGATTTATGAAGACCGCAATCCTTTGGTGATTTGCGTGCTGAAAGGTGCGTTTATTTTCATGGCCGATTTGGTTAAAAATATGACAGTACCTCTTGAGCTCGATTTTATGGCTGTATCGAGTTATGGTGCATCAACCCAATCCTCGGGCGTCGTCAAAATTATTAAGGATTTGGATGTGCCTGTAGAAGGACGTGATGTCCTGATCGTCGAAGACATTATCGACAGCGGTCTTACGCTTAGCCATTTGATTGAGCTTCTGAAGAGCCGCAATGCCAAATCGACGTGCGTAGTCACCCTGTTTGACAAACCGGCACGCCGTACGGTAGATCTGGAAGCGGATTACACCGGCTTCACTCTGCCTGACGCTTTCGTCGTCGGATATGGTTTAGATTACGCCGAACATTACCGGAACTTGCCCTACATCGGGATCTTGAAACCGGAAGTCTATTCCCACTAA